One region of Bacterioplanoides sp. SCSIO 12839 genomic DNA includes:
- a CDS encoding L-threonylcarbamoyladenylate synthase produces MSQFFQIHPENPQPRLIKQAAEILRSGGIAVIPTDCAYALACRIGDKNATEKVRRLRQLDKHHNFTLICRDLSELSDFAKVDNTQYRLLKSHTPGAYTFILEATRQVPRLLMHPKKRTIGIRVPDNQIAMDLAAEMNEPLMTTSLIMPGDDMPMSDPYDIRQQLEHELDLVIDGGYCGFEATTVIDMTDEVPELLRQGVGDASAFV; encoded by the coding sequence ATGAGTCAGTTTTTCCAGATCCATCCGGAAAACCCACAACCAAGGTTAATTAAACAAGCGGCCGAGATTCTTCGCAGCGGCGGAATCGCGGTTATTCCCACCGATTGTGCTTATGCATTGGCGTGCCGTATTGGTGATAAAAACGCGACTGAAAAAGTACGCCGTTTACGTCAGCTGGATAAGCACCATAACTTCACCCTGATTTGTCGGGATTTATCTGAGTTATCGGATTTTGCCAAAGTGGATAACACGCAGTATCGGTTATTAAAGTCGCACACGCCGGGAGCCTATACCTTTATTCTCGAAGCGACTCGCCAGGTACCGCGACTGCTGATGCACCCGAAAAAACGCACCATTGGTATCCGGGTACCGGATAATCAGATTGCGATGGATTTAGCGGCAGAGATGAACGAACCGCTGATGACCACGTCCTTGATTATGCCGGGTGATGATATGCCAATGTCTGACCCATACGACATTCGCCAGCAGCTTGAGCATGAACTGGACTTGGTGATTGATGGCGGTTACTGCGGCTTTGAAGCCACCACCGTTATTGATATGACAGACGAAGTGCCGGAGCTGCTGCGCCAAGGTGTTGGAGACGCCTCTGCATTTGTTTAA
- a CDS encoding PHP domain-containing protein, with protein MASEFDLHCHTTASDGKLSPADLVLRACERGVKTLAITDHDTVEGYREALPVAQQQGLRLIPGIELSTVWGGINVHIVGLNFDPDSDAMREAERDQLEARKQRSVIIAEKLSKKLRHDIRLEDVQALGGGSEGSELVGRPHFAQHLINEGLVPDMATAFKKYLGAGKAGDVKASWPGTEQAVKWIVAAGGTAVMAHAHMYKMTRTKLRACMDDFVDAGGTAIEVAYGLMDSDQQGQMRSIAKDYGLKGSCGSDFHGPNKFGLDLGVMPQFPKDIEPVWADWN; from the coding sequence AAGCTGTCGCCTGCTGATCTGGTTTTACGGGCTTGTGAGCGGGGTGTTAAGACATTAGCAATTACAGATCATGATACGGTTGAGGGTTATCGTGAGGCGCTGCCAGTTGCTCAGCAACAAGGGCTACGTTTGATTCCGGGGATTGAGTTGTCGACAGTGTGGGGAGGCATCAATGTTCATATCGTTGGGCTGAACTTTGATCCAGACAGCGATGCCATGCGTGAAGCTGAACGCGACCAGCTGGAAGCGCGGAAACAGCGCTCCGTTATTATTGCTGAAAAACTGTCGAAAAAACTGAGGCATGACATTCGCCTGGAAGATGTTCAGGCACTGGGGGGTGGCTCTGAAGGCAGTGAGCTGGTCGGCCGTCCACACTTTGCCCAGCACCTGATTAATGAAGGCCTGGTGCCGGATATGGCAACGGCGTTTAAAAAGTATCTGGGAGCCGGAAAAGCCGGTGATGTCAAAGCGAGTTGGCCCGGGACTGAACAAGCGGTGAAATGGATTGTTGCGGCGGGCGGCACCGCCGTGATGGCGCACGCGCACATGTACAAAATGACCCGCACTAAATTACGTGCTTGTATGGATGACTTTGTTGATGCAGGTGGTACAGCGATCGAAGTTGCCTACGGCCTGATGGACAGTGACCAGCAAGGGCAAATGCGCAGCATTGCTAAAGATTATGGTTTAAAGGGCTCGTGTGGCAGTGATTTTCATGGCCCGAATAAATTTGGTTTGGATTTAGGTGTTATGCCTCAATTTCCAAAAGACATCGAACCGGTCTGGGCCGACTGGAACTAA
- a CDS encoding BrnA antitoxin family protein, with product MKKPLIDANGEVRELEAEDLHMFKPAHEVLPQSLKKSLGVRGKQKSPVKKQISIRLSEDVLTAFKETGPGWQTRIDNALKDWLAEHHTS from the coding sequence ATGAAAAAGCCACTCATTGATGCAAATGGAGAAGTTCGAGAATTAGAAGCGGAAGACTTACACATGTTTAAGCCTGCGCATGAGGTGCTTCCTCAATCACTGAAAAAGTCTTTAGGCGTTCGGGGTAAACAAAAATCTCCCGTAAAAAAACAAATCAGTATTCGCTTATCGGAAGATGTCTTAACAGCCTTTAAAGAAACGGGTCCGGGCTGGCAAACCCGCATTGATAATGCGTTAAAAGACTGGCTGGCAGAGCACCATACGAGCTAG